CGATTCGCACACTCATGGTGGTTATGGTTTTTCATTTGAGGATTTTTCTAGCTCAGATTGAGAAAAAAATTTTCTAGAATACAAAAAAAAATTACATAAATTTGAAGGTGTAGCGGCTATTTTTGGTGCAACAGTTACTCAATCTTGGTCTAAAATTCAACAGAACTCTGAATTTTTTAGTTTTTTACTTAAAAAACATCCATATTTTTTGCTAAATTGATATTTAGAAGGACCTTTTATTTCTGTTGAAAAAAAGGGTGCTCATGATCCAAACCTAATTATTCCGGCTAAAAATTTTCATTTTGAATTTTTAGCAAAAAAATTTGCTAAAAAAATTACAGTTGTAATTGCCCCTGAAAGAAACTCGGCAAAATTAATTGATTTTTATCATAAATCAATTAATTTTGCAATTGGCCATTCAAATTGTTTTGACTTTGAAAAAGATCATGAATTAAAAAACTACCGCAGATTTACTCACTTTTTTAATGGCAGTTCTAACTTTGACCACAGAAGTCAATCACTTACTAACTTAATTTTTGAATCAAAATTACCTAGAAATTTTCTAGTTGAGCTAATTACCGATGGACTTCATATTAGAAATTCAACATTAAAATTCACAATAAAAAATCTTAAAAAGGAAAATTGAATTGCTGTTTCAGATTCGCTTGCCCAAAAAGGACTTAAAGACGGATTTTATAATTTAGGAAACCTAGAAACTGAGAAAAAAGGCGATTTATTTTATTTGAAAAATTCAGAACAAATTGCCGGAAGTGGCATGAGTTATCTTAGTATTCTCAAAAATTTAAAGAAAAATCTTAAACTTTCATGACAGGAAATTGTTTTCTGCTCTTCGTATAACGTTGCAAAAGCCCACAATCTTTTAGATTATTTTGGTACAATCAAAGTTGGCCAAAAAGCAAATTTTGTTATTGTTGATGATGATTTTAATCTAAAGATGGTGGTAATTTTTGGTCAAATTTACAGTCATTTTTAAAAAAACCCGAGTTTCCCAGTTTGATGAGATAATCTTAAAAAAGCGTCTGGTTTATTTTGGTCACTTTTTTAACTTTATTGGCAAACACAGGAAAAACAACTATTAAAGCAAAAACACTGAATTTTAAATCTAACCATCACAAAAGAAAAAATACAACTACTATTTAAACTCAATGTAAATAGAAAACTCGTTTTTATTTAAATTGAGCCTAAAAAAATATAT
The DNA window shown above is from Mesomycoplasma ovipneumoniae and carries:
- a CDS encoding amidohydrolase family protein, with the protein product MLYKNLRIISHLEEFFGWIELDESGTIVNLGRGNTDFEGIDCKNNILLPAFIDSHTHGGYGFSFEDFSSSDWEKNFLEYKKKLHKFEGVAAIFGATVTQSWSKIQQNSEFFSFLLKKHPYFLLNWYLEGPFISVEKKGAHDPNLIIPAKNFHFEFLAKKFAKKITVVIAPERNSAKLIDFYHKSINFAIGHSNCFDFEKDHELKNYRRFTHFFNGSSNFDHRSQSLTNLIFESKLPRNFLVELITDGLHIRNSTLKFTIKNLKKENWIAVSDSLAQKGLKDGFYNLGNLETEKKGDLFYLKNSEQIAGSGMSYLSILKNLKKNLKLSWQEIVFCSSYNVAKAHNLLDYFGTIKVGQKANFVIVDDDFNLKMVVIFGQIYSHF